One part of the Bacteroidia bacterium genome encodes these proteins:
- a CDS encoding PASTA domain-containing protein, whose protein sequence is MLKYFISREFLYTLGALFVGGILVYLAIFFLILPLYTRHGAGITIPDVQEMALGSAEEALDDVKLRPQVADSVYVEGLEPGTVIKQYPAPYTRVKPGRLVSLTINQRQAPMVIVPDLKDMILYQAKVQLEGVKLGLGKITYVPKLGKDKLLSYAYKGQQLKPGDRVPLGSKIDVVVKQGIGSKMVVVPDLMGLTYEDAVNLIQSIGLNLVPNYRAGGEPDEQGLIYRQVPKAEYGESLNVGSSVDVFIYGEAPESTE, encoded by the coding sequence ATGTTGAAATATTTTATCAGTCGAGAATTTCTCTATACCCTTGGAGCTCTCTTTGTAGGGGGAATCCTGGTTTATCTCGCAATATTCTTCCTCATCCTTCCGCTCTACACCCGTCATGGAGCCGGCATCACCATTCCTGATGTTCAGGAAATGGCTTTAGGTTCCGCTGAAGAAGCATTAGATGATGTGAAACTGAGGCCTCAGGTAGCAGACTCTGTTTATGTAGAAGGCCTTGAGCCTGGCACAGTGATAAAACAATATCCTGCACCTTATACTCGGGTGAAGCCTGGCAGATTGGTTTCTCTAACCATAAATCAAAGACAAGCACCTATGGTAATTGTCCCTGATCTAAAGGATATGATCCTGTATCAGGCAAAGGTTCAGCTAGAGGGAGTAAAACTCGGACTGGGTAAAATTACTTATGTACCTAAACTTGGTAAGGATAAACTGCTGAGTTATGCCTATAAAGGTCAGCAATTAAAACCCGGAGATCGGGTGCCATTAGGGTCCAAGATAGATGTGGTAGTTAAGCAAGGAATTGGGTCCAAAATGGTTGTAGTACCTGACTTGATGGGACTTACCTACGAAGATGCAGTAAACCTCATCCAATCTATCGGGCTTAACCTGGTTCCTAATTATAGGGCTGGAGGAGAACCCGATGAGCAAGGACTTATCTATCGACAGGTTCCCAAAGCTGAATATGGGGAATCTCTCAATGTAGGCTCTTCTGTAGATGTATTTATCTATGGGGAGGCTCCGGAGAGTACTGAATAA
- a CDS encoding Gfo/Idh/MocA family oxidoreductase, with the protein MFKTILVSLMLLSFLSPGKSQNSVSQKPMKIAVVGLVHTHVHWILGRADDGDFELVGIVEPNKELAQRYLKQYGMSMDLVYDSLEELLAEKKPEAVTAFNTIRDHLSVVEICAPKGIHVMVEKPLAVSLDHARKMEALAKKHKIHLLTNYETTWYGTNHKTYELLEKESDTFGDIRKMVIHDGHPGPKEIGVDEEFLVWLTDPYWNGAGALTDFGCYGANLSTWLMKGEKPIAVSAITQQIKPHIYPKVDDEATIIVTYPKAQTIIQASWNWNYNRKDMEVYTEKGYIHSLNREDMEVMRSEKEGAKKQKVAARKAPLNDPFSYFMAIIRGEIESKPSDLSSLENNITVMEILQAAIISAKEGRVVLLEEL; encoded by the coding sequence ATGTTCAAAACTATTCTTGTAAGCCTGATGCTACTTTCTTTCCTTTCACCAGGCAAATCCCAAAACTCAGTAAGTCAAAAGCCCATGAAAATTGCGGTAGTCGGCCTGGTTCATACCCATGTGCATTGGATATTAGGGAGAGCAGATGATGGCGATTTTGAGTTGGTAGGGATCGTGGAGCCCAATAAAGAACTGGCTCAACGCTATCTCAAACAGTATGGGATGAGTATGGATCTGGTCTATGATTCTTTGGAGGAATTATTGGCCGAAAAAAAGCCTGAAGCCGTGACAGCTTTCAATACCATTAGAGACCACCTTTCGGTAGTCGAAATTTGTGCTCCCAAAGGCATACATGTGATGGTCGAAAAGCCTTTGGCTGTGAGTCTGGATCATGCTCGTAAAATGGAGGCACTGGCAAAGAAGCACAAGATTCATCTACTCACCAATTATGAGACTACCTGGTACGGGACTAACCATAAAACCTATGAACTCCTTGAGAAAGAATCGGATACTTTTGGAGACATAAGAAAAATGGTCATCCATGATGGCCATCCGGGTCCCAAAGAAATTGGGGTAGATGAAGAATTTCTCGTTTGGCTAACTGATCCCTATTGGAATGGAGCCGGAGCCCTTACCGATTTTGGTTGCTATGGTGCGAATCTGAGTACCTGGCTAATGAAAGGAGAAAAACCCATAGCTGTCAGCGCCATTACCCAGCAAATAAAACCCCATATCTATCCGAAAGTGGATGATGAAGCGACCATTATAGTTACCTATCCCAAAGCCCAGACCATCATTCAGGCCAGCTGGAACTGGAACTACAATCGAAAGGATATGGAGGTCTATACAGAAAAAGGTTATATCCATAGCCTCAACAGAGAAGATATGGAGGTCATGCGTTCGGAGAAAGAAGGGGCAAAAAAACAAAAAGTTGCTGCTCGTAAAGCACCCCTCAATGATCCCTTTTCCTATTTTATGGCCATCATAAGAGGAGAAATAGAAAGTAAACCCTCCGATCTATCAAGCCTCGAGAATAATATTACCGTGATGGAAATCCTTCAAGCAGCCATCATTTCCGCCAAAGAAGGGAGAGTTGTTCTACTTGAGGAGTTGTGA
- a CDS encoding alpha/beta hydrolase translates to MIPIQFSHATGFPAESYSYFFKQLEPHPVSYVPVFGMGRYRLRNSWRNMIEELIEDIEIKHKEPVIGIGHSFGAVLTFWAAQKAPELFEKIILIDPPLLSLRIRLFSAMARSIGIADQVIPIARNAKKRRDEFSSLDEARNFWKPKRLFRSFHPECFEDYVQSSLVPDGSDFTLRIPAALESKMFVYSPIRIGHGKFDMPSYYLYPKKGSVMVGTSFKEQKKRFKNTKFISIEKGGHMFPLEYPHETAALLKELIAEE, encoded by the coding sequence GTGATACCTATCCAATTTTCGCATGCAACCGGCTTTCCAGCAGAAAGCTATTCCTATTTTTTCAAACAATTGGAACCTCATCCTGTAAGTTATGTTCCGGTTTTTGGCATGGGTCGATATCGACTTCGAAACTCATGGCGAAACATGATCGAAGAACTCATTGAGGATATAGAGATAAAACATAAAGAGCCGGTTATTGGAATCGGGCACTCCTTTGGTGCAGTCCTGACTTTCTGGGCAGCACAAAAAGCACCCGAACTATTTGAGAAAATCATCCTGATTGATCCTCCTTTGCTGAGCCTTCGAATCAGGTTGTTTTCAGCTATGGCCAGAAGTATTGGGATTGCAGATCAGGTCATACCCATAGCAAGAAATGCAAAGAAACGCCGGGATGAGTTTAGCTCTTTGGATGAAGCGAGAAACTTTTGGAAGCCCAAACGACTATTCAGAAGCTTTCATCCTGAATGCTTCGAAGATTATGTTCAGAGTAGTCTGGTGCCGGATGGTTCTGATTTCACCTTGCGCATTCCTGCTGCCCTGGAGTCCAAAATGTTTGTATACAGTCCGATCAGAATCGGGCACGGAAAATTCGATATGCCGAGCTACTACCTTTATCCGAAAAAAGGAAGTGTAATGGTCGGGACTTCCTTTAAAGAACAAAAGAAGCGATTCAAAAACACTAAATTTATTTCCATCGAAAAAGGCGGACATATGTTTCCCCTCGAATATCCTCATGAGACTGCCGCTTTGTTAAAAGAACTGATCGCCGAGGAATAA
- a CDS encoding PDZ domain-containing protein, whose protein sequence is MNSLKISIYLSCLFLLIGIGNSLFATNPVDTRLMHSPAISENHIAFIYAEDLWIANRDGSNPKRLTIDEGVEQNPVFSPDGSKIAFTAEYDGNLDVFIIPVSGGVPQRLTWHPYQDLVRDFTPDGKHLMFASQRSTFTNRYIQLYTVPVEGGQIEKLPIPNAFHASYSPDGKYIAYTPIPDRFGQWKNYRGGTQTRIWIYNVKNHEVEEIPKTEGGSNDAYPVWIGNKVYFNSDRDGEFNLYSYDPKSKKVSQHSEYEDFPVSDIDAGASGLIYEQAGYLHTFDPASNSHNKLKIGISTDLLELRPRYVSGSRYLRSAAISPSGARAVFDFRGDIVTVPAKKGDPKNLTESQGTHEKYPQWSPDGKYIAYFSDASGEYALHLKSQTSSEKDKSFALNGSGFYASIHWSPDSKKLSFIDNGRKLYMLDIESGATKEIDEDRMYVPGPFRDLFGSWSHDSKWIAYTIISENNYERAYLYSLDQSKSFALSDGLSSVSDPVFDPGGKYIYMLASTDAGPVVNWFDQSNNDMLMSNSIYLATLQNEVFSPFAKENDEEEVKEEKEEEKEEKAEEKESFRIDLEGIENRIIDIPLRSGMYTNLTVAGEGEIYYLSQSPGFRGPTMLHKYDLKKRENKELMPANWFQISANGKKMLLASRGSWSITGVGAKPEGSLNTAAIRVKIDPKAEWKNIFNEAWRVNRDYFYDPGYHGADWNAMKAKYEVFLDDISCRSDLYNVMRRMCSELAVGHHRFQGTGDRLNNPDRVSGGLLGADYQVNKGRYQIKKIYGGLNWTPDLRSPLTEPGVNIKEGEYLLAVNGKEISANQNLYSFFENTAEKIIDLTVGPNPNMTDSRTVKVVPLRNEWALRNRDWVEGNMKKVHEATNGQVAYVYVPNTAYAGHQYFKRYFFPQADKKAIIVDERFNGGGQLADYYIDMLKKPYQSHWKFRYGKDLKAPSASIQGPKVLLVDETAGSGGDYFPWMFRKFGLGKLIGKRTWGGLVGVLGYPEFIDGGSVTAPNVAFYTEEEGYGIENVGIAPDIEVEQLPKEVIAGKDPQLEKAIEVILQELKANPPKDYKTPDFPTRVRK, encoded by the coding sequence ATGAATTCTTTAAAGATCTCTATCTATTTGAGTTGTCTTTTTCTCTTAATAGGTATTGGCAACTCCTTATTTGCTACAAATCCTGTAGATACGCGTCTGATGCACAGCCCGGCAATCAGCGAAAATCATATCGCCTTTATATATGCGGAAGATCTCTGGATTGCCAATCGAGATGGCAGCAATCCCAAACGTCTGACGATAGATGAAGGAGTTGAACAGAATCCGGTTTTTTCTCCGGATGGTAGCAAGATTGCATTTACAGCTGAGTATGATGGGAATCTGGATGTCTTTATCATTCCGGTTTCAGGAGGTGTCCCCCAAAGACTTACCTGGCATCCTTATCAGGATCTGGTTCGGGATTTCACGCCGGACGGAAAACATCTCATGTTTGCTTCTCAAAGAAGTACTTTCACCAATCGCTATATCCAACTTTATACCGTACCGGTAGAAGGAGGTCAAATTGAAAAACTTCCCATTCCCAATGCTTTTCATGCATCCTATTCTCCCGATGGGAAATATATTGCTTATACACCAATCCCTGATCGTTTTGGTCAGTGGAAAAATTACCGCGGAGGAACCCAGACTCGTATCTGGATTTACAATGTCAAAAATCATGAAGTAGAAGAAATCCCTAAAACAGAAGGGGGTAGCAATGATGCCTATCCTGTATGGATCGGAAATAAAGTTTATTTCAATAGTGATCGCGATGGAGAATTCAATCTCTACTCCTATGACCCCAAAAGCAAAAAAGTTAGTCAGCATTCTGAATACGAAGACTTCCCGGTTTCTGACATAGACGCAGGAGCTTCAGGACTTATTTATGAACAAGCTGGTTATCTCCACACTTTCGATCCTGCCAGCAATTCCCATAATAAGCTTAAGATTGGAATTTCGACGGATCTCCTTGAACTCCGCCCAAGATATGTTTCCGGTTCTCGCTATCTGAGAAGTGCAGCTATTTCTCCTTCCGGAGCCCGAGCAGTTTTTGATTTCAGAGGAGATATAGTTACAGTTCCCGCAAAGAAAGGAGACCCTAAAAACCTGACAGAAAGCCAGGGTACCCATGAGAAATATCCGCAATGGTCACCGGATGGTAAGTACATTGCCTATTTCTCGGATGCAAGTGGGGAATATGCCTTACACCTGAAAAGTCAGACTTCCTCTGAAAAAGATAAGTCATTTGCCCTCAATGGCAGCGGATTTTATGCTTCGATTCACTGGTCGCCAGATAGCAAAAAGTTAAGCTTTATCGATAATGGCCGAAAACTCTATATGCTGGATATAGAAAGTGGAGCTACCAAAGAAATCGATGAAGACCGCATGTATGTGCCGGGTCCATTCAGAGACCTTTTTGGCTCCTGGTCTCATGATTCCAAGTGGATAGCATATACCATTATCAGTGAGAACAATTATGAGAGAGCTTATCTCTATTCTTTGGATCAAAGCAAGTCCTTTGCCCTCTCTGATGGTCTTTCTAGTGTGAGTGATCCGGTATTTGATCCTGGTGGAAAGTACATATATATGCTGGCTTCAACGGATGCAGGTCCTGTAGTAAACTGGTTTGACCAGTCCAACAATGACATGCTCATGAGCAATTCTATTTACCTGGCAACTTTACAAAATGAGGTATTCTCTCCTTTCGCCAAAGAAAATGATGAAGAGGAGGTAAAAGAGGAAAAAGAAGAAGAGAAAGAGGAGAAAGCAGAAGAAAAAGAAAGTTTCAGAATTGACCTGGAAGGAATCGAAAATCGCATCATTGACATTCCACTTCGTTCGGGCATGTATACAAACCTGACTGTTGCCGGAGAAGGGGAGATTTATTACCTCTCTCAAAGTCCGGGATTCAGAGGACCGACCATGCTTCACAAATACGATTTAAAAAAGCGCGAGAACAAAGAACTCATGCCTGCTAACTGGTTCCAAATCTCTGCAAACGGCAAAAAAATGTTGTTGGCAAGTCGGGGGAGCTGGAGCATCACAGGAGTAGGAGCGAAACCTGAAGGCAGTCTGAATACAGCAGCCATTCGTGTTAAAATTGATCCTAAAGCTGAATGGAAAAACATCTTCAATGAAGCATGGAGAGTAAACCGTGACTATTTCTATGATCCCGGATATCATGGTGCGGATTGGAATGCCATGAAAGCCAAATATGAAGTCTTTCTGGATGACATCAGTTGCCGAAGCGATCTTTATAATGTCATGCGACGAATGTGTAGTGAGTTGGCTGTTGGACATCATCGCTTTCAGGGAACCGGCGACAGACTCAATAATCCGGACCGGGTAAGTGGTGGCTTATTGGGCGCCGACTATCAGGTAAATAAAGGTCGTTATCAAATCAAGAAGATTTACGGTGGTCTCAATTGGACCCCGGACCTACGCTCTCCCTTGACAGAGCCTGGAGTCAATATCAAAGAAGGAGAATATCTACTGGCAGTAAATGGAAAAGAAATTAGTGCCAATCAGAACCTCTACAGCTTCTTTGAAAATACAGCCGAGAAGATCATTGACCTTACTGTTGGACCGAATCCAAATATGACAGACTCACGCACAGTCAAGGTTGTTCCACTTAGAAATGAATGGGCACTCAGAAACAGAGATTGGGTAGAAGGAAATATGAAAAAAGTTCACGAAGCCACAAACGGGCAAGTAGCTTATGTCTATGTACCCAATACTGCCTATGCAGGACATCAGTATTTCAAACGATATTTCTTTCCTCAAGCCGATAAAAAAGCCATTATTGTAGACGAGAGATTCAATGGTGGGGGGCAGTTAGCTGATTACTATATAGATATGCTTAAAAAGCCCTACCAATCTCATTGGAAGTTCCGATACGGAAAAGACCTGAAAGCTCCCAGTGCTTCGATTCAGGGACCCAAGGTATTGTTGGTAGATGAAACCGCAGGTTCAGGAGGAGACTATTTCCCCTGGATGTTCCGCAAATTTGGATTGGGTAAACTGATTGGTAAAAGAACCTGGGGAGGCCTGGTAGGTGTCCTGGGCTATCCGGAATTTATTGACGGAGGTTCGGTTACGGCTCCTAATGTAGCTTTCTACACAGAAGAAGAAGGCTATGGGATAGAGAATGTAGGGATTGCTCCTGATATTGAAGTTGAGCAATTGCCCAAAGAAGTAATTGCTGGCAAGGATCCACAGTTGGAAAAAGCGATAGAGGTAATTCTACAAGAATTAAAAGCAAATCCACCCAAAGATTATAAGACTCCTGACTTTCCAACAAGGGTCAGGAAGTAA
- a CDS encoding DinB family protein: MKEQFLIHKVTRQNALDISKAFSPEQLNFIPPAFNNNLIWNLGHMVVTQQRLIYGLTGNKINIDKSLVEKYRIGTYPKEIISEAEILLIQELMISTSDQCQKDFEAGLFKECRKYPTSYGFEIKSVEDAILFNNIHESMHLGNLLSMRKLIN; encoded by the coding sequence ATGAAGGAACAATTCCTCATCCACAAAGTAACTCGTCAAAACGCGCTCGATATTTCTAAGGCTTTCTCTCCAGAGCAACTGAATTTCATTCCACCCGCTTTCAATAATAACCTCATTTGGAACCTGGGACATATGGTCGTTACTCAACAGCGACTGATTTATGGCTTGACGGGAAATAAAATTAACATCGATAAAAGCCTGGTGGAAAAATACCGTATAGGTACATATCCCAAAGAGATCATTAGTGAAGCAGAGATCCTTCTTATACAGGAACTGATGATAAGTACTTCGGATCAGTGTCAAAAGGATTTTGAAGCCGGACTTTTCAAAGAATGCAGAAAATATCCGACCAGCTATGGCTTTGAAATCAAGTCGGTAGAAGACGCTATTCTCTTTAACAATATTCACGAAAGCATGCACCTGGGCAATTTGTTATCCATGAGAAAATTGATCAACTGA
- the argS gene encoding arginine--tRNA ligase, with translation MLTIFSRIQEAAAAAVESHYGVSVDASSLSVQETRKDFEGDFTLVTFPLTKFKLGAPQQIGETLGGLLQERMEEVVAYNVVKGFLNLSLSQAFWLEFLASAHKDDSFFRNTVGNGKKVVVEYCSPNTNKPLHLGHLRNIVLGYSLTQILDANGYEVHPTILFNDRGTNISKSMVSWQMAGKNDTPESAGKKGDKFVGDYYVEFGLELAAQAQSFMDQGLNKRDAEKQTAIMQQVNDMTIAWEAEDPEIRELWKRMNGYVYDAVNGTFKRLGVAFESFYYESAVYKRGKETVEEGLEKGVFYEKEDGAIEVDLTEEGLDKKLMLRSNGTSLYITQDLAVAEDKYKEFGMDKSIYVVGNEQDYHFKVLFSVLKKLGVPYSEGLFHLSYGMVELKGGGKMKTREGTTVEADDLMDDMIGKAREESQKNPDKILGMSEEELDKLYNMLGIGALKYYLVKVDPKKRMIFDPDESIDLKGNTGPFIQYSYTRTQAVLRKANADFLEFSADNQPEETILDSERSLMKLIQKFPEVLQEAGESYNPSLIGNYAFELAKEYNRFYHEAPILNETKPKTSQFRLALSSFAGNLMKECLRLIGVDMPDRM, from the coding sequence ATGTTAACTATTTTCTCACGTATTCAAGAAGCCGCTGCTGCAGCCGTTGAATCTCACTATGGAGTTTCAGTGGATGCCTCCAGTCTGAGTGTTCAGGAAACACGAAAAGACTTCGAGGGCGACTTCACCCTTGTGACCTTCCCACTTACTAAGTTTAAATTAGGAGCTCCCCAACAAATCGGAGAGACTCTGGGTGGATTGTTGCAGGAGAGGATGGAGGAAGTGGTGGCATATAATGTTGTAAAGGGCTTTTTGAACTTAAGTCTTTCGCAGGCATTCTGGCTGGAATTTCTGGCCTCTGCCCATAAGGATGACAGCTTTTTCCGCAATACAGTAGGAAATGGGAAAAAAGTTGTGGTCGAATATTGCTCACCCAATACAAATAAACCCCTTCACCTGGGGCATTTAAGAAATATCGTACTCGGCTACTCCCTGACTCAGATTCTTGATGCAAATGGATATGAGGTGCATCCGACCATTCTTTTCAATGATCGGGGAACCAATATTTCCAAATCTATGGTTTCCTGGCAGATGGCGGGGAAAAATGATACTCCCGAAAGCGCTGGAAAGAAAGGCGATAAGTTTGTGGGAGATTATTATGTAGAGTTTGGGCTTGAGCTTGCAGCACAGGCACAGAGCTTTATGGACCAGGGACTGAATAAGCGCGATGCTGAAAAGCAAACTGCCATCATGCAACAGGTAAATGATATGACCATCGCATGGGAGGCTGAGGATCCTGAAATCCGTGAGCTTTGGAAGCGGATGAATGGCTATGTATATGATGCCGTTAATGGAACGTTTAAACGACTGGGAGTTGCTTTTGAGAGTTTTTATTATGAATCCGCCGTTTACAAGCGTGGCAAGGAAACTGTGGAGGAAGGATTGGAGAAAGGAGTCTTCTATGAAAAAGAAGATGGAGCCATCGAAGTTGACCTGACAGAAGAGGGATTAGATAAAAAACTCATGCTTCGGAGCAATGGGACCTCTTTATATATTACCCAGGATTTAGCTGTTGCAGAAGATAAGTACAAAGAATTCGGCATGGATAAATCCATTTATGTCGTAGGAAATGAACAGGATTATCATTTTAAAGTACTTTTCAGCGTTCTAAAGAAACTGGGGGTTCCCTATAGTGAAGGGCTTTTCCATCTTTCTTATGGAATGGTAGAGTTGAAAGGAGGCGGAAAAATGAAAACCCGTGAAGGAACAACTGTGGAGGCTGATGACTTGATGGATGATATGATCGGGAAGGCCCGAGAGGAAAGTCAGAAAAATCCCGATAAAATATTGGGGATGTCGGAAGAGGAGTTGGATAAGTTGTATAATATGCTCGGTATCGGAGCTTTGAAATATTACCTGGTAAAAGTTGATCCCAAAAAGCGGATGATCTTTGATCCGGATGAGTCTATTGATTTGAAAGGTAATACAGGTCCTTTCATCCAATATTCTTACACACGGACCCAGGCGGTATTACGAAAAGCGAATGCGGATTTCCTGGAATTCTCTGCAGATAATCAACCGGAAGAGACAATTCTGGATTCTGAACGGAGTTTGATGAAACTAATCCAGAAATTCCCGGAAGTTTTACAAGAGGCGGGAGAAAGTTATAACCCCTCTTTAATCGGGAACTATGCTTTCGAATTGGCAAAGGAATACAATCGTTTTTATCATGAGGCTCCGATCCTCAATGAAACGAAGCCTAAAACCAGCCAGTTTCGTTTGGCATTGTCAAGCTTTGCAGGAAATCTGATGAAAGAATGCTTGCGCTTGATCGGAGTGGATATGCCGGACCGAATGTAA
- a CDS encoding SgcJ/EcaC family oxidoreductase, whose amino-acid sequence MKKLLIALCIGLLMLSCSESKEFNPEEYQIKSRKEIRATWDQFIQAWEAEDAKKLMTFYTIDGINIPPNSDIKMGRASIQEFYETLFGMNIRSDYEHSIDQIQIIDQHAIEQGHFQVNWVRNDSTDWVFDARSMTHWIKDQDGDWKIQEFMFNQAASQNE is encoded by the coding sequence ATGAAAAAACTACTCATCGCTTTATGCATTGGACTCCTCATGTTGAGTTGCTCCGAGAGCAAAGAATTTAATCCAGAGGAATACCAGATAAAATCCCGTAAAGAAATCCGCGCAACCTGGGATCAATTTATCCAGGCCTGGGAAGCCGAGGATGCAAAAAAACTCATGACCTTTTACACCATCGATGGAATCAATATTCCTCCCAATTCAGATATCAAAATGGGCCGAGCTTCCATACAGGAATTTTATGAGACGCTTTTTGGGATGAATATCCGCTCAGATTACGAGCATTCTATTGATCAAATTCAGATCATCGATCAACATGCCATCGAGCAAGGACATTTTCAGGTCAATTGGGTACGCAATGATAGTACAGATTGGGTATTCGATGCTCGCAGCATGACCCACTGGATCAAAGACCAAGATGGAGACTGGAAGATTCAGGAATTCATGTTTAATCAAGCAGCAAGTCAAAACGAATAA
- a CDS encoding FKBP-type peptidyl-prolyl cis-trans isomerase — protein sequence MKRILLSTLILLGMLMGVVYAQDNPTFANKQDSISYALGVDIGKNLNETEIPLNYDALYKGLIDFIQLNQAEIDEATCQALIQDFSRQAQQKQIAKMQQQASEAAAKGNQWLTENKAKDGVVELPSGLQYKVIQAGNGAKPTMANTVKVHYEGTLLDGTKFDSSYDRGEPIEFPLGNVIRGWQEGLQQMSPGAKYELYIPGGLAYGERGSPPTIGPNETLIFIVELLEVK from the coding sequence ATGAAAAGAATTCTTTTAAGTACGCTTATCCTGCTAGGGATGCTGATGGGAGTTGTGTATGCCCAGGATAACCCAACCTTTGCAAATAAACAAGATAGCATTTCCTATGCGCTCGGAGTAGATATAGGCAAAAATCTCAATGAAACTGAGATTCCATTGAACTATGATGCTTTGTATAAAGGTCTTATTGATTTTATTCAATTAAACCAGGCAGAGATTGACGAGGCAACTTGTCAGGCTTTGATCCAGGATTTCTCTCGCCAGGCTCAGCAAAAGCAAATAGCCAAAATGCAACAGCAAGCCAGTGAGGCAGCTGCAAAAGGAAACCAGTGGTTGACCGAAAATAAGGCGAAAGACGGAGTAGTTGAACTCCCAAGCGGACTGCAATACAAAGTGATCCAGGCAGGTAATGGAGCCAAACCTACTATGGCCAATACGGTAAAGGTTCATTATGAAGGAACTTTGTTGGACGGGACTAAATTTGACAGTTCTTATGACCGCGGAGAGCCGATAGAATTTCCTTTGGGCAATGTCATTCGCGGATGGCAGGAAGGCCTTCAGCAAATGTCTCCGGGAGCCAAATATGAATTGTACATTCCTGGTGGATTGGCCTATGGAGAAAGAGGTTCCCCTCCCACCATTGGACCTAATGAAACCTTGATCTTCATAGTAGAATTGCTTGAAGTCAAGTAA
- a CDS encoding serine hydrolase gives MRYSGPLAFTFLIFLSFFISCKENVSTEMTIDQKIDDLLSQAYEKQIFNGTVLIAKKGEVVYKGAYGLSNIDPETPMKVENIFRLASVSKQFTCMTIMMLKEEGKLDYDQDVKDFIPELPYEGITLRHLMNHTSGIPDYVELFDVNWKTDLEDDDPAKLIKGNDHMLSLLVEHKPERKFAPGEKWEYSNSAYLCLAIVTERVSGISFSNFAKERIFDPLGMSSTSFYDFVPGPDPNMPLRAFGFTKRLDGTRSYNDTHYLNSVKGDGGIFSTVEDLYKWDRALYTEKLVKKETLEEAFTPGKLANGELHDYGFGWTIGKSISGKKTVAHGGGWVGFRTYIHREIEEDHSIIFLSNHTSNYMEPLLYQLKNILHGKSYIIPKEMTFEKIGKSYFEEGVDAGMEKYKELKADLDKNAMWGAEFDLWYLANVLKEEDKSEEALSILQLIIDEYAEKPGPYLRDMGNIQGEMGNKELALKHYELALNADPNITGVKNKIQELQEN, from the coding sequence ATGCGATACTCTGGACCACTAGCTTTTACCTTCCTCATTTTTCTCTCATTTTTCATTTCCTGTAAAGAGAACGTGAGCACTGAAATGACCATCGACCAGAAAATAGACGATCTCCTCTCTCAGGCATATGAAAAACAAATTTTCAATGGTACTGTCCTGATAGCCAAAAAAGGAGAAGTTGTTTATAAAGGAGCCTATGGCCTCAGCAATATTGATCCAGAAACTCCCATGAAAGTGGAGAATATTTTCCGTCTGGCTTCTGTCAGCAAGCAGTTTACCTGCATGACCATTATGATGCTCAAAGAAGAAGGCAAGTTGGACTATGATCAGGATGTAAAAGATTTCATACCAGAACTTCCCTATGAAGGCATTACCCTCAGACATCTGATGAACCATACTTCAGGCATACCGGATTATGTCGAACTCTTTGATGTAAATTGGAAAACAGATCTGGAAGATGATGATCCGGCGAAGCTTATAAAAGGGAATGATCATATGCTCTCTTTATTGGTTGAGCATAAACCTGAAAGGAAATTTGCTCCTGGCGAGAAATGGGAATACAGCAATAGCGCTTATCTATGCCTTGCCATTGTCACGGAAAGAGTCTCTGGCATTTCCTTTTCCAATTTCGCCAAAGAGAGAATTTTCGATCCCTTAGGAATGAGTAGCACCTCTTTTTATGATTTCGTTCCAGGACCTGATCCCAATATGCCCCTACGTGCATTCGGCTTTACAAAAAGATTAGATGGTACACGTAGTTACAATGACACTCATTATCTCAATTCAGTCAAAGGGGATGGCGGGATTTTCTCAACGGTAGAAGATTTGTATAAATGGGATCGTGCCCTTTACACAGAAAAACTGGTAAAAAAAGAGACCCTTGAAGAAGCATTCACCCCCGGGAAACTGGCTAATGGAGAATTGCATGACTACGGCTTTGGTTGGACCATCGGGAAATCTATATCAGGAAAGAAAACCGTTGCTCATGGAGGAGGCTGGGTCGGTTTTCGCACCTATATACATAGAGAAATAGAAGAGGACCATAGCATCATTTTCCTCAGCAACCATACCAGCAATTATATGGAACCCCTTCTTTATCAACTAAAGAATATTCTCCATGGAAAATCCTATATCATTCCCAAAGAAATGACCTTTGAGAAAATTGGAAAGAGTTATTTCGAAGAGGGAGTTGATGCAGGAATGGAAAAATATAAAGAACTGAAAGCAGATTTGGATAAAAATGCTATGTGGGGAGCTGAATTCGACCTTTGGTACCTGGCAAATGTCCTGAAAGAGGAAGATAAATCGGAAGAAGCCCTGAGCATTTTACAATTGATTATAGATGAATATGCGGAGAAACCCGGTCCATACCTGAGGGATATGGGAAATATTCAAGGCGAAATGGGTAACAAAGAGCTTGCCCTCAAGCACTATGAATTGGCCCTGAATGCTGACCCAAACATCACGGGAGTGAAAAACAAAATCCAGGAATTACAAGAGAATTAG